TGACGCTGCCGTCGTGGCTCGTCACCAGCTGCATGACGCGGCAGTACTCCACCTGCGAGAAGCCAAGACCGCCGTATTCCTTCGGGATCTTCATGCCGAAGGCCCCCATCGCCTTCAGCCCATGGACCACCTCGGGAGGGATCTGCCCTTCGCGATCGATCCGATCGGGATCCACGCTTTCCTGCAGGAAGCGCTCCATGCGCTGGAAGAATTCCTGGAACTCGGGGCGGGGCGCCTCGCCGACCCCGGGGAAGGGATGCACCAGATCAAGGCGGAAACTGCCCAGGAACAGCTCCTTCAGGAAGCTGGGCTGGCGCCATTCCGCTTCGCGCGCCTCCTCGGCGACGCGGCGCGCTTCCCTCTCGCTCGCGGTGATGACCTTCTCGGGATTCTGGCTCACGGTCGATCCTTTCCGGCGGGCGGGGGGAACGCGGGCTGCGACGAGCCGGCCGTCATTGTACCACCCGCCGCGGGCCCCCGCAGGGCCGCGGCCAGCGCCGCGGCCGCGACTTCGTGGCCGCGGGCGGTCAGGTGCAACACTCCGGGAAAGAACAGAAGCTCCTCGTTTCCAGAATCGCGCGCGGCGCGCTGAAATTCCGGAGTGAGATCGACGAAGGCGAAGCCCATCTCCTCCGCTTTCGTCGCAAGGTACTCGCGCTGGCGCCGGCTGAACCAGGGCATCAGCTCCGCCAGCTCCGGATCCTGGAAGTCGATCTGTCCCTCGTAGGCGGTATAGGCCGAAGGAGTGTAGGCGACAATCGGCACGAAGCGGTGCTCCCGGGACAGCCTCATGAACTCCTCGAGCGCCGCGGTCAGGATTACGGGATCGAGATCTCCCGATCGCAAAGCACGCGCCGCCCTGACCTCGTCCTGGTCCACGTTGCCTGTATTAAAAGGTATGTCTCCGCCGGGCAAGCGCAAGCGATAGTGAAAATCGGGCGGCGGCTCCTCCCCGGTCGGGATCCCCGCCACGCGGTACAGTATCCTCCTGATTCCATGATGGATCGCCCGCGATCCGACCACCACCAGGTTGTAGGCATAGCTGGTCCTCCCCAGGGGGCGCCCTTTCAGGGCACGCCGCGCCGGGGCGCCGGCGCCGGCTCCCACCGCCTGGCGATATTGCTGGAAGCTCTGGGCGTCCCGCAGATCGTTGCCTTCGTAATAGTTGAGGATCACGACGCGTGGCTGTCGAGCCAATCCGAAGCGCCTGAGGATCTCGAGGTGCTCGTAGAGGCCGATCCCGGGGCTTCCCAGGTTGATTGCCGAAGCGTCGAGCCGCGAGGCGACCAGGGCCGGCCAGCTCCGGTCGGGCTCCACTCCCGTGCACCAGGTGAACGAATCTCCCAGGGCCACCAGCTCGCGCTGCCGCGGCTGCGCCGCGCTGCTCCACCTGCCGTTGCAGAAACCCTCCTCGTCCATGACGACCGTGTGGACGAAATGATCGTCCGGCACGTCGAGCGTCACTTTTGCGCGCGGACGGAAGAGACGCATCTTCCGGGGAGGTCCGCCATCCGTGCGCTCCAGGAAGCGCACCGTCGCCTCCGTGGGAAATCCGAGGCGCGCCGCAATCTGCTCGCGGGCGGCGGGATTGAAGTCGACGAGCAGAAAAGGCGGGATGAGCGACGGGAAGAGGCGCAGGCACAATTCGAGAAGCAGCAGCGTGATAGGGAATACGACCAGGATCCAGGCGATTCGCGACAATGCTCTTCGTGCGGGCAAGTAAACCCTCTCGGGGAATGACCGACCGCAACGCTAAGCCGCCCGCCGGGGGCTGTCAACCCTTGCGGGAGGAGGCTGTCGGAGGGGCCGGACGCGGCCGGAAAGGCTTCACAGCCGGGCGTCTCTGATAAGATTGGAGGCCTATTGCGCGCGACGCGACGGGAGAATGAAGGAATGGGCCCGATCGAACCCCCCAAGCTCAAGCCTGGAATGACCCTCGAAAAAGCAGAAGCAGCGGCGGCACCGGAAAAGACCCGCGCCGACGCCGGCCATGTCATCACCGGCAAGGCCCTTGTCTTCTTCGATCCCAGGAATCCGGGCAAGAAGCTCGACGCGATCGACACCGATCAGATCACGCCCGCGGCCGACTGCGTCTCCGAGAGCCTCGACACGCTCGACGAGCGCTGGAAGGCGGGTTCGTTCCGCTACCTGATGCCCGATTTCGGAGAGCGGGTGCGGCGCGGAGAGAACTTCTTGATCGCCGGGGATCGCTTTGCCATCGGCTCGTCGCGTGAGATGTCGCCGGCGGGGCTCAAGGGGGTGGCGGAAGCGGCCGGGCTGGAGATGGTGATCGTCTGCGGCAACAACATGGGGGACATCTTCCGGCGCAACGCCTTGAACCTGGGGCTGGAGGTCGTCCAATCGCCCGAGGCGGTCGCCGACGCGCGCGATGGCGACGAGTTCCGATTCGACACTCACAGCCGCGAGCTGGCGAATGTGACCCAGGGGAGGCAGTACACGGTCAAGCCGCTCACGGCGCGGGAGGAGGAGATCCGGCGCGGCGGCGGCATCTTCGCCGTCGGCCGGCGCGATTTCCTTGAATCGCTGCGCAATCCGCCCGCGATCGGGTTCCCGCCGGAGCGCGAGGCGCGGCGCATGACCTCGACCGAGCAGATCGTCTGGGCCCACCGCGTCGACAAGACGGCGCGTGTCGCCCCGGGCGAGACGCTGCGGGTCTACGCCGACCTGCTCCCCGCCTCGGACGGCACCGGTCCCTTTTCGATCTACACCTTCAACCGGATTACCGGGGGGAACACGATCTTCCCGCGGCGTGCCGCTTTCGCCAGCGACCACTTCGTCTTCACCGGCAAGGAAGCGGACGAGAGGCAGACCTCGATCTCGCGCCAGTTCGCCAAGGTGCACGGCATCGAGTCTCCTTATTTCGCCACGCCGGGCGACGGGATATTCCATTTCTATTTCCCCGAGCAGGGGCTCATCGTCCCGGGGGGCTTCTATCCCGGCGCCGATTCCCACAGCCGAGCCTATGGCGCCTATGGCGCGGTGGGACTCGGAGTCGGCAGCACGACGCTGGGCTACGGCTGGGCCACGGGGGCGATTTACTTCACGCTCGCGGCGCAGCGGCGCGTGGTCTTCGCGGGAAAGCTGCAGCCCTGGGTGAACGGCAAGGACGTGGTGCTGGAGCTGCTGCGGCGCTGGGGCGCGGCGCAATCGCGCGGCATGTGCGTGGAGTTCGTCGACGCCGATCGTCAGCTGCCGATCCCGTTCCGCAACACCATCGCCAACATGATGGCCGAGGGAGAAGCGCAGAACGGCATCTTCGCCCAGGACGAGATCACCACCCGGTGGTTCGCGGAGCGCGGCATCTCGTTGCCCTATCCGCAGGTCCAGCCGGGCGCGGAGGCGCGGTACGAAGTTGATGAGACGTTGAAGCTTCAGGACGTGGTGCCGATGGTGGCCAAGCCCTACTCTCCGGGCAACGCCTTCCCGGCGGAAGAGATCGCGAAAGAGCGGATCACCTTCGACAAGGCGCTCATCGGGTCGTGCACCAACGGCGGCTATGAAGATCTGCTCGGCGCGGCGCTCGTCCTGCGTGCGGCGCGCGATGCCGGCGCGAGCCGCATCGCGGGAAAGACGGAATTCGTCATCTTCCCGGGCAGCGGACTGGTCAAGAAGCGGATCGAGATGCCGGAGGCGCGGCTGGCAGGAGAGTCGATCGGTGAAGTCTTCCGCAGCGTCGGCGGAGTCATCCGGGAATCTTGGTGCGGTCCCTGCTTCGGACAGGGCCCCGACGCCCTGACCAAAGGGCAGCGCGCCGTCACCAGCTTCAATCGCAACTGGCAGAACCGGATGGGAGTCGGAGGAGAAGGGTACCTGGCGAGCCCGCAGGTGGTGGCGGCCTCGGCGCTCCTCGGCTACATCGCCTCTCCATCGGATCTCGGCCTCGCCTGGAACCCCGAGCGCTTCGCAGTCTAGCCACGGGAGCCGAGACCCCGTTACCCCGACCGGCTCTTCGCGGGACCCTGCGCCGCCCGCCCTTAAGACTGGGCCCGTCTTCCCCGGATCAGCTCAAACATTTTCAGTGCGGCAGGTATGCTGGCGCTCACCGCGCCGATGAACGCGGTCGATAGGTTGAGAAACTGAGGCTGCGTGAGGAAGAACACGAAGGCCACGACGATGGCCGCAGCCACGCTGGTTCCGCGGATCGTGTGCCAGGGCTGCCAGGCCGCCTTGCGCATCCCGCCGATCCCCTCGCCGCGTCCGAGAAGGATCACGTACCTGGCGAAGCTCTCGTTCATGGCTTTCAAGGCCGGGTTGCGCGCGATCAGCCCCTTTTCCCACAGGCTGCGAATCACCGAAGGCCTGGCGTTGATGAACGGGTCGTCGGCGAGGTCGAACAAGGCCAGCTTTTCCTCCACCGAGCAGGTCGCCCAGAGGGAGCGGTAGTAGGCCTGCGCCCGCCCGAGGACCTCGCCAATCACCTGATCCTTGCTCGAGAGTCCGTCGACAGGCAGAGACAGGATATCCATTCCAACGCGGCGCAGCGTGGCGGTTGGGCTGCATTCCAGCCGCAGCGCCACGGCAGCCTCTGCGCGTAGCTTCGCTCGCTCAATCGCCTCCTGCAGCCGCTCCCTCGAAACGCCGTCCGATTCGTCCTCGGTTGCATTGAACCTTCGGCTGAAGGTGCTCCAGACCCGCGCCCAACAATCCAGGCTCGCGGCGTCAATCCGCTCCCGGCTCTTGCGCGGGCTCGGCTCGTTTCCCTTGCCGGGCTTCGCTTCATCCTCGGCGCCGCCAACCGGAAAGCTCATGGGGTCGGCAGCCGAGCAGACCACGATGCGGCACTTCATGAGGAGAAGCTGTTCCAGCAGCCGCATCTTCCAGCGGTTGCGAGCCGGATCGTCCTGCAGCGTCTCGAAGTGGTCGATGGCCACGACCTTCCCGGACTGCGGCGCCAGCTGCGCCAGCGTCTCGTCCCATTTCCCCGCCGCCTCGACCTGGCGAATGTCGATCCGCTGGAACTCGGGCCCCGCGATAAGCCGGCTCTTTCCAGAAAGCGGCGGGCCGAGCACCAGGGTATTCACCTGGACTTCGCCCAGGACCCTGTTCTCAGCAGGTCGGGCCGAAGGGAGCGACAGGTCGATGCAGAACAGCTTGCGCAGCACCGAGCGCACCAGCAGGTAGAGAAGCACGGGCAGGAGAGCGAACCCCAGCAACACTCCAAGCCATCCCGGCGCCGTGGTCGGCAACGACAGGAGAGGCACCTCGGATCCCAGGGGGAGATGATCCCCCGCCCCGCCGGGTCCCTTCACGAGGGACACGTGGCCCGGACCGACAATCCATTGGCGCGTGCAGTCATCCGAGGAGTCATGCAGGAGATTGTGCGTCTGCACCGAAAACTCGTTGTAGAGGGGCCGAATCACCTCGAGAACCTCGTCGAACAGATGTCCCCGGGAGGCCTCCTCGAATCGGTGCTTGCTGGAGGTGCAGCGGGGCGTGTCATTTCGGGGAGGGAGAACCGTGGTATTGAAGAAGAATCCATAATAAAGGTCGGTGTTGTCCTGCAGCCGATGCGCCACGAAGGAAGGAGTCGCCGGGATGTCTCGATAGTACTGGTTGACTCTCTCCCTGCGCTCGGCGATGGCGCGCGCCAATCCGAGCTGTCCGTGCTTGACGAGTACTTCCATCTCCGTGTCATGGGTCGCCCGGAAACAGCCGATCGCGGGCACCACACTGAGGAGAACGACCAGAGAAACGGCGAGCAGGACGTAGGTCGTCAGGGAGCTCGGCCAGGGGAAGGATCCTCTCAGTGAGCCGATGCGAGGCCATCGGATGAGCCTGCGCGGGAAGGCGACCAGCGGAACGCATGCGCCCATGACGACGCCTTGTAGAATCGTCACGGCCAGGATCCCGTCCCGTTGCGGCTCCCGATGGGCCTGGAGCCGCTCCAGGATACCGAGCGCAAGGAGCACCATGGGGAGGGCCGTCAGGGCCGCGAAGTAGGGTGCTCGCCGCCACGCGGAATCCGTCTCGGCCTTCAACCTGACGCAATTCAGCAGGAGCGCAAACGGCGGCAGTGCGAATGCCATGAGGGGAATGTGGTGATGAACCGTCGTGAACAGCCGGCTCGCGCAGATCAGGATGAGCACGAGGTTGGCCGCCAGCAGCTGCCGCTCCGCCGGCGCGCGCCGTGCGTCGTGCCACATCCACTCGGGGCCCGAGAAGCATAGGATGAGAGCCGGCAGCAGGAGGAGGCATGCGTACAGAAGGTAGAGAATGATCGAGGCGGAGAGAAGCTCCAGGTTCGCGGTGCACTCGATCTCCTTGTCGCGGAATGTGACGAGGGTCCAGGGCACGTCCTTCATCGGAGTGACATACAGACGGTGTCCGCGCCCTGTATAGGACACGTCGACCCAATCGGCCGCCCGCGCGCTCACCCTGGCCCGCAGGGCGCGGCTCTGGTCGCACTCGGCGAAGAAGTCCTCGACGAGCACCCGCTTCGAGTCGGAATGGAAGAGGAGGCGTCCCTGCTCGTCGAGGATGGCATAGCCGAACCCGGGCGGAGCCACGACATCGCGCAAGGAGACGAGGTGAGGGATCAAGGTCTCCACGCAACCTCCCCGGCAGGGACCGGGTCTCGATAGGACCGACAATGACCGGCCCGTATTCGCCGACAGGACGGTATCGAGGAAAAAGGGCTTGTCTTCTCCGGCCATCGGCCACCCGCGCTCCTCGTCGATGGTCCGGAAGTAGTCCCGCTCGCTGACGTCGATATTCGCGCGGGTCCGTCGCTCGGTCGTCCATTTGGCGAACTGCTTGCCGGCCCTCTTATCGGCGCCACCTGCCGCCGACGCCCTCGCCCCCGGGTGGACCAGCGTGAGAACTTCGAAGTAAGGGGCGCCGCGCTCGATGTCGAGCCAGGCCGGAGGATGCGCGAGAATCCTCTCCTGCTCTTGCTCCTTGAAGTCCGAGGAGGAACGGTCGAAGCGGTTCAGCATCGCGGTCAGCTGCGTGAGTTCGAGATGAAAGTGTTTATCCATCTCCTCCGCGAACCTCTGGAGCTGCAGGTCCAGCTTGCCCCGCAATTGCACGTAGCTCCACATGTCGAGAACGAAGAAGACTGCCAGGCCGGTCAGCAGGAGGACGGAAGCGCTGATGAAGATGCCGTCCCTGATGCCCAGACGATCGGTCGCCTGCAGGCTCCAGAGCTTGACCAGCGGCCAGCTCGCGGTAATCGTGATGAAGAGAAACAGGATGACGATCAGCAAGGTGTACGAGAGCGACGTGCTCTCGGCCCGGAAACGGTCCTTCCGCACCAATCCGCACAGGCTCCAATTGACCACGGACTCGGACGAAGGAGCTTCCGGGCGCCCCTTGGAGAGGGAAACCCTGACCGGCTGAACGAAGAGGCGGTAAGGGGCGCCGCCCAGGTTCAAGAGGTAGACGTCGGTCGAGGCCAGGACCTTGCTGTACGGCACCTCTTCCCCTGATTCATTCGTGACGACGCCGATTTGCGTGAGCCTGGGTCCCGAGTTCGCCCGCCGGTAGATGACCTTCGTGTCGTTGTCAACGATGAGCAGATCGTCGAAGGGCTGGTCGTTGATCGTGCCCAGCAATTCGTCCAGGGCCGTCGCGACTCGGAAGCTCGCGACACAGCGATCACCAGCCGCCCCCGTGAACTGGAATTCCAATCTGAATTGGCCCCCTTCCTGAATCGGTGCCAGGACCACGCCGGGCTCCTGCTTGTGACGGGGCTCCAGGCTCGGGGCACCGACAAGCTTCAGCGCAGGCGCAAGCTCGAGCTGCTCCTTCAGGTTCTTCGAGAACATTTCCTTGTTGCAGGTGCTTCCCGATTTCGATTTCGACGCGTCCCAGGACTTGCTCACCATGTTTCCCAGCACGTCATTGGCATAGTTCTCGATCATCAGCGTGAGCCGGTCGCTCTGGGCGCCCAGAAGCCGGAAGTTTCGGGTAATCAGATAGGTCCTTTGGCGGGATATATAGATGTAGGCAAACGTCCCGAAGGAGATCGCCAGCAACATCAGGACCATGGCAACGACCCCGAAGGTCCGCAGGTCGGTGCTCCGTCCGCGCATGGTCTCCTCCTCTTGGGTGCCTTTCCGAAGGACCCGGATCCGGCGGTTGCCGCGAGCTTTTAGGCGAATTGGACCTTCATGTCCCGCCTGGACGAACTTTCAGGGCGCAAGTGGAGATGGAGCCTCTATACTAGGTAAACGCGTCGGGAGGGGGATTTGCACGGACTATTTATGGAGGGGTCGGTACCCGCCGCCTTCGAGTGCCTGACGCCTTGCATGCGAACCCCCGGAAGGGCAGGGATTCGGGAGCCATGAAGAAGTGTCCCGGATGCGGCCTGGAGATGCCCGGGAGCCAGGCCGTCTACGATCAGTATTACAACGCTTCACCCGAGTGCTGGTCGGTCTATACCGAAGTCCTGGGGGCCGAGTTCCAG
The sequence above is a segment of the Candidatus Polarisedimenticolia bacterium genome. Coding sequences within it:
- a CDS encoding aconitase family protein, which translates into the protein MGPIEPPKLKPGMTLEKAEAAAAPEKTRADAGHVITGKALVFFDPRNPGKKLDAIDTDQITPAADCVSESLDTLDERWKAGSFRYLMPDFGERVRRGENFLIAGDRFAIGSSREMSPAGLKGVAEAAGLEMVIVCGNNMGDIFRRNALNLGLEVVQSPEAVADARDGDEFRFDTHSRELANVTQGRQYTVKPLTAREEEIRRGGGIFAVGRRDFLESLRNPPAIGFPPEREARRMTSTEQIVWAHRVDKTARVAPGETLRVYADLLPASDGTGPFSIYTFNRITGGNTIFPRRAAFASDHFVFTGKEADERQTSISRQFAKVHGIESPYFATPGDGIFHFYFPEQGLIVPGGFYPGADSHSRAYGAYGAVGLGVGSTTLGYGWATGAIYFTLAAQRRVVFAGKLQPWVNGKDVVLELLRRWGAAQSRGMCVEFVDADRQLPIPFRNTIANMMAEGEAQNGIFAQDEITTRWFAERGISLPYPQVQPGAEARYEVDETLKLQDVVPMVAKPYSPGNAFPAEEIAKERITFDKALIGSCTNGGYEDLLGAALVLRAARDAGASRIAGKTEFVIFPGSGLVKKRIEMPEARLAGESIGEVFRSVGGVIRESWCGPCFGQGPDALTKGQRAVTSFNRNWQNRMGVGGEGYLASPQVVAASALLGYIASPSDLGLAWNPERFAV